The genomic stretch AGGCTTGGCTTTAGCAAACTCCGGTAATCTCGTATAAGTCTGGACATTAATAATCATAGAAACTTGGTTAACAATGGAGGGagaaataattataaaaggcTCATGAAATGAAGgtaaattttttataatatctAATGTTCATTCAGAATCTACAAAGCATTTACTGTTAAAGGACTGCaacttccatcatcaccaacttATAACAATGGCTTCAGAATCGTCTCTCCCTCCCACGCACCGCGCTCTTGTATTGCGGTCAATCGACTCCCCATTAAAAGTCGAACAGCTCGAAACCCCAAAAGCAACTTCAGGAAATGTTGTCGTTCGAGTGCTTGCGGCCAACGTCCTCTCATACGGCCGCGAAATCTTCGACGGCACTCGGCCATACCCCTACCCAAAGCCATATACTCCCGGCGGAAGTGCAATTGGAAGAATTGCCGCCGTAGGACCTGATTCTACAGTCTTTGCTCCAGGTCAGCTGGTTCTTGTGGATGTCGTGGTTCGCGCCAGAGACGACACATCGACCAATTACCTGATTGGTATACACAATGGATTTTCAAGCGGCTCTGTCAAACTCGCTACTGACGAGTGGCGGGATTCGACATATGCCGAGTATCAAAAAGTCCCTCTGGAGAACTGCTATGGGTTGGATGAGGCGCGTCTTCTTGGAGATCCTGCCAGCGGTGGCTTGGGCTACTCTATCGACGACCTCTTATACATCCATCGCCTCCTTGTCCCATTTGGAGGATTCAGAGATGTTGATCTCAAAGTAGGAGAGACTATTCTCATCGCTCCAGCGACTGGTCCCTATGGCACCGCGGCAGTGAGCCTCGCTCTCGCATTAGGCGCCAATGTGGTTGCAATGGGGAGAAACGGCCAAGTGCTAGAGAAGCTTGCCGCCTCAAGCAGCAAGACCAAGACGGTCCAGATAACCGGAGACGTTGAGAACGACAcggcagccatcaagaagcacgGCCCAATCGACGTCTTTTTCGACATTTCGCCGCCAATGGCTGCCTCTTCGACGCACATAAAAAGCGGCATCCTGTCCCTCGCTCACTCCGGCCGCGTCAGCCTCATGGGCGGTATTGCGGGCGATATTGCCATCCCGTACGCGGTAATCACGTTTAACGACTTGAAGCTCCATGGAAAGTTCATGTACGAGAGGAAAGACATTAGAATGCTGATCAAGATGGTGGAATCGGGCGTCATGGGGCTGGGAGACAAGATTGGAGCTCGTGTCGAGGGCAAGTTTGGGCTTGACGAGTGGGATCAGGCTTTTACGGCTGCAAAGGAGAATGCTGGGCCGGGGCAATATGTTGTCATTGCCCCCTGAAACAGACATTGATAGTAAAGCCTTTAAAACACATAAGATTATAGTAACAGATTTATTCAGGTTTGACAAAACACTAATACTTCGCTACAATTTGCATACGATTAGAGCTTTATGAGTCAATGTAGGCCTTTCGGGTCTCGGGAAAGTCAACAAAGCCCTTTCCATCAACAAAAGTCGTGTGCCACGGCTGATCAGCCTTGCCTTCAGCCAGCTTCAGATACGCCTCTGCGTGAGCAGCTCCTGAAACGCCAGTGGTAACTGCTCTTCCTTCGGCAGTACGCTCATCAGCGAAATAGAAGCTACAGAATATTGTTGTTAGCCCATCTAGATCTATACATATAAAGCGTAAAAAGACTTACCCGTAGCCCTTGCTCTTATAATGAACGCTTGCACCACCAATCcaagcggcggcagcgctCTTACCAGTAGCGAGCGTAACGAAAACCGGCTTGGACATTGTCACTGCATTGAGCCAATTGCCAGTGTAGATGAAAGCCTTTGACAAACTTTTATCCAGCCTCTCAAAGCCCGCGACAGCCTCTCTCGCCGCAACATAAGCCGAAGTGTT from Trichoderma atroviride chromosome 3, complete sequence encodes the following:
- a CDS encoding uncharacterized protein (EggNog:ENOG41), with product MASPKGIALILGAGSNVGQALSSAFSQAGYKVALVSRSIKESSSDKQIQIPADLSKPDTVPSIFESVRQKLGADPNVVIYNAASLTPPSDSSNPFTVDIDSFEKDLRLSNTSAYVAAREAVAGFERLDKSLSKAFIYTGNWLNAVTMSKPVFVTLATGKSAAAAWIGGASVHYKSKGYGFYFADERTAEGRAVTTGVSGAAHAEAYLKLAEGKADQPWHTTFVDGKGFVDFPETRKAYIDS
- a CDS encoding uncharacterized protein (EggNog:ENOG41) translates to MASESSLPPTHRALVLRSIDSPLKVEQLETPKATSGNVVVRVLAANVLSYGREIFDGTRPYPYPKPYTPGGSAIGRIAAVGPDSTVFAPGQLVLVDVVVRARDDTSTNYLIGIHNGFSSGSVKLATDEWRDSTYAEYQKVPLENCYGLDEARLLGDPASGGLGYSIDDLLYIHRLLVPFGGFRDVDLKVGETILIAPATGPYGTAAVSLALALGANVVAMGRNGQVLEKLAASSSKTKTVQITGDVENDTAAIKKHGPIDVFFDISPPMAASSTHIKSGILSLAHSGRVSLMGGIAGDIAIPYAVITFNDLKLHGKFMYERKDIRMLIKMVESGVMGLGDKIGARVEGKFGLDEWDQAFTAAKENAGPGQYVVIAP